Genomic segment of Iocasia fonsfrigidae:
TGTCTGGCCTGTTCCAGCATAAATTAGTATAGATGAAAGTATTGGGCCTATACAGGGAGTCCAGGCAAAAGCCAGGGCAAACCCCATGACAAGCCCCCTAAGGTATCTGTTGGTTTCCGCTGGTATCTGCAGGTCTTTATTCTGCTGTAAAAAACTGAGATTTATAATACCTGTCAGATGTACCCCCAGTATAAGGACAATAATACCACTCAATTTACGAAAGAAACTGAGGTTCTTTAAGAGTAATTTACCCAGTAATGAAACAGACAATCCCAGGATAATAAAAGTAATAGTAAAACCAGTAATAAAGAATAGTGCAGGTAATATACTGGTTTTTCTGTTGTCCTGTTCAGCATAGTTTCCCAGTAAGAGGGTTAGGTATGATGGTATTAAAGGGAGGATACAGGGCGAGAAAAAGGAAACAAGACCTGCTCCAAAGGCTATAAATATCGAAACATTAGAACTCACCGCTTTCACCCCTTTAGAGTTATTTATTATATTATAACAGGTTTAGTTTGGCTATATTGTAGTCTATTTAACATTAAAGAATTAAAGAAATCACTATTTTCCTATAATACTATTTTATAGTCCTTTAGAACCATGATATAATAAAAATAGGAGGGGGTACTGATGACTGTTCTCTTTAAAAGGGTTTTTGTAATAGTATTAAGTCTTATTGCCTTATGTTTATTTTATTTTACCCCTCTTAGTTATATAGAAAATAAGGTCTATGACTGCCTGATGATTTTGCGCCAGGTTTTTTTCCCAGATAATGTAGAAAAAATTATCATTATTATTATTGATGATCATTCTGTTC
This window contains:
- a CDS encoding cytochrome c biogenesis CcdA family protein, yielding MSSNVSIFIAFGAGLVSFFSPCILPLIPSYLTLLLGNYAEQDNRKTSILPALFFITGFTITFIILGLSVSLLGKLLLKNLSFFRKLSGIIVLILGVHLTGIINLSFLQQNKDLQIPAETNRYLRGLVMGFALAFAWTPCIGPILSSILIYAGTGQTVMQGGVLLTFYASGLALPFFLAAVFINRLLPYFKKINPYLPLIQKISGGLIIILGILIYFGHL